Genomic window (Aquimarina sp. BL5):
ATCTTTTCTTTAGATGAGGCAGCAAAAGTTGCTAATAAATTAAATAATCCGGAGTTTTTTCTTGAGGTATCTGTAAAGAAAGCAAGTTTTTTAGTAGATAAGAATAAAGTAGAAGAATCTCTTGAGTTGCTTAATTTATGTAGAGAAAAATTAGATGAACATCCTAGTAGTAACGAATGGATAGGATACTTTAATACAAAGGCAAATATTAGTAGAAATAAAGCAGAGTATGAAAAAGCATTGCGCTATGGTGATAGCGGTATTGCTATGGCTAAAAAAGTCAATAAAACAAAATCTTTGCATCAGGGTTATATCGATAAGGCGATATCCCATATTACCTTATTTCAATATAATAAAGGTGTTGAAGCACTTCAGGAAGCTATTGCTATTTTAGATACCATAGATGATAAGAGTGAATTAACTTTTGCATACTTTACTAAAGGAGTTTGTTACGAACGTTTAGAAGAATATGAAAAAGCTGCAGAAACTCTGAAACTTGCGGTAGAAAGTGCTAGAAAAACGAATGATTCTAAATCGATGGCTAGAGCATATTCAAGAATGAGTATATCTTTAATTGAGTTGCGGGATGAAAAAGCTTTGGCAGTTATAGACTCTGTAATTTCGATCTCAGAAAGAACATCTGACTTTTCTACTCTTGCCATTGGATATTCAGATAAAGGAAATGCTGCCTTAAATATTATAGAAGATTATGATAAAGCAGAGAAAGCTTTTTTAGCATCAAATAAGATTTTAAATACTAAAGATGTAACAAAAAGGGCTAAGGAGATTACGTTGCTTACTAATTTGTCTGGTCTTATAATCACCAAAGATAAAAAGAAGGAATATGATAAGATGTATCCATATATAAGAGAGTATGATATACAAAGCAAAAAATGGAACTCACTTATAAATAAACTAAATGTTGCTAATTTTTACAGGATGTATTATGAAGGAATTAAGGATTATAAGCAAGCACTTAGTTACAACAAAAGGTTTGAAGAAATAAATGATTCCATTACCAACAAAGAAGTAAGAGTTGATGTTGCAGATTTAGAAAAAAAATACGAAACTCAAAAAAAGGAAATAGAGATATTAAAACTCAATGAGGAATCTCAAGCACAGAAAATTAAAACTCAAGAAGCAGAAACTAAACAGTATATCTATTCGGGAATTGCACTGTTTTCTACATTACTTTTATTAATTGGTCTTTGGGCGTATGTTAAAATTAGAAAACAACAAAAAGAACTTAATAATACTCACGAGAAATTGAAAAAAAGTCATGAAGAAGTAGCTTCTATTAACAGCGTTAAGGATAGACTATTTTCAGTAATTTCTCATGATATGCGAAATATGCTGGTTCCATTTCAAAGAGGAGGTAAAATATTAAAGCATCACATAGATAAAGGTGATTATGATAAGGTAACGGAACTATCTCATAAGTTACAGGAAAACTCTTTGAGTCTTTCTCATCTTTTGGATAACTTATTAAATTGGTCTTTAGAACAAATGAATGGGTATTCTTTAAAGCAAGAAACTATTATGATTTCGGAAGAGTTAGAAGATATAAGGAAATCTTTTATACCTTCTTCTGAAGAAAAACAAACCACTATAAATATCTTTGGAGAATCAGGGATGACAGCAGTATTCGATAAAGGAGCTTTTTATATAATTTTCCGGAATCTTATAGGAAACGCTTTAAAGTATACCGAAGACGGTACTATTTCCATCAAGTTTTTTGAAAAAGATGATTCCTTTATATATGAGATCTCGGATACAGGGATAGGAATGTCAGAAGAGCAAGTAGATAATCTTTTTAAACTACAAAAAAGTAAAACCCAAGGTACAAGAGGTGAAAAGGGCACAGGTATTGGTCTTAATCTTGTATATCGCTTTGTAGAAATGAATCAAGGTACAATTGGGGTGTTTTCTGAGATGAGAATTGGAACTAAATTTGAACTAAGTTTTCCAAAGGTAATTACGATGAATACATCACTTTCCTCAGAAGAAAAACAAGTATCAGCTTAATGCTTAGCCGTTAAAAATCATATTTTTTTTCAATGGCATAACGAAGTAGTTCTCCTTTTCCGTGAAGCCCTAGTTTACGAATAATGTTTTTACGATGTGTCTCTATAGTAGATACAGAGTTAAATCTAATGGCGGCAATTTCTGAAGAAGTTTTTCCCTGACCGATAAGGGTTAGTATTTCTCTTTCACTTTTGGATAAAACTGTTTTTTTAGACTGCTGTTCGGTATCTTCAGAGAAAAAAGAAGGATCAATAGTAGCGTCAAAATAGGTATTTCCTTTCATTACTTCCTGAATAGCTGTGAGTACTTCTTCCAACGGAGAGTTTTTTAATAAATAACCGGAAGCACCGGCAGTTATCATCTGTCTTACTGCATCTTCTTGATCAAACATAGAAAAAGCAATAATCTTGGTATGTGGTAATTCCTTTTTGATGATTTTGGTGGCGGCAATACCATCAATTTTCGGCATACGAATATCCATAAGCACTATTTTGGGTTGCTTTCTTCTAACAATGGCTAATAATTCTTCGCCATCATTAGCCATACCGACAATACTAATATCTTCTTCATATTTTAGTAATAAATGTATTCCATCCATTAAAGATTGGTGGTCTTCGGCTATAGCTACTGTGATCATATGGGTATATTTATGATGATATTCGTTCCTTTTCCTATGGTAGAGTCAATCTCAAAAGTTCCTTCCATATGTTCTATGCGTTTCTCAATACTTTTTAATCCCATTCCATCTTTTTCTGGCAGTATTTTGGCATCGAACCCTTTTCCATTGTCTTCTACAATGATGTTAAGTAGCGAATCGTGATTGGTTAGTGAGATATGGATTTCAGACGCATTGGCGTGTTTAATGGTATTTGTGATCAGTTCCTGTATAATCCTAAAGATAGAGATCTCTAAGGCGTTATCCAATCGTTCATCTAAACCATAATCCTGTACTTCGATTAGTAATTCATCGCCGTTGGAAGCTTTTTTTGCTAGATTTTTTACCGCCGGTAATAATCCCTGTTTTGCCATAACTCCACTATTCTTTTCATGGGCTATGGTTCGTACTTTTTGGTATGCTTCATCAAGGAGGTTATTGGTTTTATTATAGAGTTCCTCTACATTCTCCATTTTGGGATTGTCCCGATTATTTTTTAAGTGGTCAAAATGTAATTTTACGGTTGCTAATGTGCTACCTAGATTATCGTGCAAATCATTCGCCAATCGTTGTCGTTCTTTTTCCTGCCCAGAGATCATAGCATCGATAGCCGCAAGCTCCTGTTCTTTGAGTAATTTTTCGGTTTTTTGGATTTCTATCTCCCTTTCCTGTTCTGCGATACGTTGTTTGCGTTTGGTGTTTTTATAAACTAGTATCCCGATAATAAGACCAATGACTAATGCCGAACAAGATCCAATAAGCCAGTTTCTATTTTTAATTCGTTGCGCTTCTGTTTTGAGGTTGGCATTTAGAAGCTGAACTATTTTTTTTTCTTTTTCTAATGTTTGTAATTGTATCTCTAATTTGGAATTTTCTAAAGTATTTTTTTTAAAATCTTGTTGATATTCTAATTCTTTTGATTTTTCGAGTTGCTCATATGCTTTTTGATAGTTTTTCAACCCTTTATTGTTTAGAGATGCATATTTGTAGACATAAATTTTACTTCTTAAAGTATCTGAAATATCTATATATTTATTTGCTTCTGTGGCATATTTTAAACCTTTATGATATTCTTTTTTATTGTGATACAAATCAGCTAGTCTTATACATGTCCTAAATTTGATATACTTTAAAAATGGATAATTAGAACTTTCCTTTAATGCTTGAAAGTGATATTTTTCGGCTTCATCATCTTTATTGATAAATTCTAATTGAACAGCCTTTAAAGACAAAAAAAGAGGTCTTATTTTATGATTTTCAGGAAGTTTTTCAATTTGATTCTCCAAGTTCCTAAGAGCCTCTATTGCACTTCGTTTATCTTTAAAAATACTTTGTGATGAGAAGTAAATTTCATAAATGTTGGCCCAAGTTTTTTCAACGGGGCTTGATGCTAGTTCTTTAAATTCGGTCAAATATTTTATAAATTGATCATTGGTTTGGGAAAATTCATAATGGTAAAACTCTAAGACTCCTAAGAGCGTTAATTTGCGTAAAGAATAATTATTTAGCTCTTTTGCTTTTTGATAAGGAATTATAAAATTTTTAAGGAGACTGGACTTATTGGGGCTATGATAAAGTGTATCATAGGCCTTAGCTAAAAGATGAACAATTTCTGTAACTGGTTGTTTAATTGCTTTTGTATTTGAATCAGAATTTCTTTCAAACTCCCCTTGCCCTTGAAAATATAAAATGTTATTAAGGTTGTGAATTTTTTTTCGTAATAAAGAATCATTAATAAGACCAGTTTTTTGCTGAGCTATTTTAAAGTCTAGGTCGATAAGATGTTGAACAATATTAGATGTTAACTGTTTATCTTTATTTAGAACAGTTTGAGCCGCCATCAGATTGAAAGCGGCTATAAACCATAATAGTAAAATATAGGAGTAATGTTTATCCATTAAAAGGTAATCAAACTATAACTTTTTGGGCAAATACCTCCAGGTCCTTTTGGAAGGTTTGGTATATCATTTTTAGGTATTATTTCACCATTATCATCAACTCTTCTTCCCTGTACATCATAAGTAGGATTAATGTTAATGGCGTCGTGATATTCTCTATTGATTTTTTCTGGAGGTCTAAAACCATCTTTATAGTAAAATTCACTGTCAAATACACCATTCTTATTATATTCACCATCTTTATCATTCATCGGTAATAATTTCCTGTTTATTTCTAAATAATAAGTTGGGCCTGTTTGATCTAATTCTAGATCAATTTTCTCTATTTTATCGTACTCTTTTGTGTCGGAGCTTAGTGCTTGTATATCAAGTTTTATAGATATAATATTTATAATTTTAGGAATCACTGAAAAATTAAGTTCTGTGACTTCTGAGGTTTTTCTAGTGGCTACATACTTTACATTCTTAATTCCCAAATTAATTCCGCCTTTGTAATTTTTCAAAAGCAATTCTACTTCTTTTAAAGTTTTTAACTCCTCATCATAATTTATTTTTACATACACAACAAATAGTGTTCCATATAATTGACTTATATAAGCGGTTTGCCATCGATTTTTTGATGCGCTATTAAACGAGAGAGTGGTGCATAATTCTAATTCCATAATAAAAGTTTTAATATTAATTCATTACAAATTTATTCTATAGTTAGGAAGTAAAATATCCCCAATATAGGGTATATTATACAATTGATTGAAAAATTAATTTAGCCAAAAATTAAGTCATGAGTAAAAAAGCAATTTTTTTCGGAATTGAAAATGCCGAAATAGGTGTAACTAAATTAAACGGATGCCATAATGATATTAACTTGTGGAGGGATTTGCTAGTAAATAAATTCAATTTTGATTCAGATTCGAAAATTTATATAGATGCTAAACCGGAATATTTTCGAGGAGAAATCAAAACATTTTTACAAGATCTAAAAAGAGGAGACGTAGGAGTGTTGATGTTTTCAGGTCATGGGTTTAGTCTGAATAAATTGATAAATGGAAATGGCAGAAGATATGAAGGCTTGTTTTTTTCCACTAAAGATTTTTATTCCAGTAAAAACGGATTGTTAGGGGATTATGAAATAATTCAGTTTCTGAATGATCATGTCTATGGAAAGGATTTTAAATTGATTTTAATCTTGGACTGCTGTTATGCTGAAGGAAATGGTGCATCTTACGATACAAACGAAAATGAAGTTGTTAATAATAGAGAAGAAACTTTGCGAGCTAAATCAATTGAAATTGAAAAAGAACATTTAGATGGTGTTTATGAAATGGAAATAAATCGAGAAGAAATAGACTTTTTTCCTTCAATCAAAAATTTTGACAACGTATGTCTACTAAGCGCCGTAAAAAATAAATTAAAAAAGGCATATGAAGATAAATTTGAACAAGGGACCTACGGATTGTTTTCGTATTTCGCAAATCAAGTGTTTATGGAAAACGAGTCTTTGAGTTATAGAGAATTAGAAACAAAAGTCAATCATAAACTTTTATCTGATCAAAGAGAACAGAGAGTTACGTTTATAATTGGTGAAAAATTTAATGGTACAAATGTTTTTCTTTAAAACTTATTTAGACTTTAAATCTTAGTTTAAAACGAGCAACATCCTATTAAAGATAATGAAACCTAGTAAATAACAGTGATCTCGAAATAATATATTTCTTGGAAAGAAATAGGGTTAAATAGATGCACTAGTACAAAAACTGGAATCGCACCACTAGCAGTAATCGTAGTTCTTTCTGCGCCATCGTTTGTATTTCGAATTGATCTGATTCTTTACCAATGTTTATAGTTCCCGGTAAGGAAATGCTAATGGTGGATGCAGAGATCATGGTAAGAACTCGGATAAACCAAAAACTTTGTTCGCTGATATTTCCATTGGTAACATTTAGATAGATGAAAATAGGACTTAAGATAATTAGCGCTAGAAGCAACATTGCAAAAGGAGTCACTTTTCTGTCCAGAATTGAATGGTTTATAGTTAATTAAAAATCCGTTACTAAAAACCTAAGATTTCTATAAAATACTTTCTGCAGAAATGAAGAAAATATCTAAAGAAACCCAAGATCAATTCTTTAGGATGTAACTAAAAAAACAATTACTTGATTGAAAACTAGGGGTGTAGTTAGTTTACTCCGGCCTTAAATACGTTTTTAGTACAAAAAGCAACAGAATAAAGATAATAAAACCGATGAGAATAAAAATACTGCCTTTGTAATATTTGCGATGTAGTTTCAGATCTTTACGGTAGCTAAATATCATTAAAATGATAAAAGCTACTACAAAACATCCTGCAAATATCAATTGACCCGTACTAAACATATTTTGTTATTTTTACGGCAAAGATAACTTATTAGAAGAAATACATGAAAGATAAAATTGCTGCTGTACAAGAATTCCATACCGCATTTGAGATTGGATATAAAAATGAGCCTATTGCAGATCTGGGAGAAGCTAAAAACACGCTTCGCTTTAACCTAATGAAAGAGGAAAATGAAGAATATCTAGAGGCGGCTCAGAATAATGATTTAGTCGAGGTTGCAGATGCGTTAGGTGATATGTTATATATTTTATGTGGAACCATCATAGAACATGGCATGCAGCATAAAATAGAAGAAGTGTTTACAGAGATCCAACGCAGTAATATGAGTAAACTAGGAGAAAATGGGAAGCCTATTTATAGAGAAGATGGTAAAGTGTTAAAAGGACCAAATTACTTTAAACCTAATATCAAGGAAATTCTTGATCGATAATTACAAATTAAAAATGCCTCAAGAAAAAATCTTGAGGCATTTTTAGTTCTCTAAATTCGTAATTCTTAATTAAGGAATTAAACCTTCACTCTCCATCCAAAAGCATCTTCAGCTTTATTATATTGAATATTCATAAGTTCCTTCTTAAAATGAGATGCATAAGAACTCTCTTGTTTTTCTAGTTCGTAATGCTCTCCCTTATACCCAAAAGCTTTTACAGGGCTTACAACAGCTGCTGTACCTGCTCCAAAAATCTCTTTTAGACTGCCATTTTTATAGGCATCTACGATTTCGCTTACTTTTATTGGTCTTACTTCTACATTATATCCTTGTCTTTCTGCTAAAGAAATCAAACTTTTACGAGTAATCCCATCTAATATTCGATCACTAACGGGAGCCGTTAATAAAGTATCGTTTATTCTAAAGAAAACATTCATGGTTCCAGCTTCTTCTACATATTCATGGGTGTTAGAATCTGTCCAGATGATTTGTTGGTATCCTTGCTCTTTGGCAAGTTTAGTTGGATAAAATTGACCAGCATAATTACCGGCCGCTTTTGCATATCCAAAACCTCCACTAGCCGAACGACTAAACTTTTCTGCTACCAATACACTAACATCTCCACTATAATAGGATTGTGCAGGAGAACAAATAATCATAAAACGATATTCATCCGCTTCTGATGCAGAAACACTTGCCTGTGTAGCAATAACAAAGGGTCTTATATATAAAGAATTCCCAAAACCTGATTTAATCCATTCATTATCTAATTTTAATAGATTATTTAATCCATCAAAAAAATACTCTTCAGGAAATTCTGGCATTGCCAAACGCTCTGCGGACTTGTTGATTCTTTTAAAGTTTTCATCAGGTCTAAATAAGAAAGTATCTCCCTGGTCATCTTTATAGGCTTTCATCCCTTCAAAAACTGCTTGTCCGTAATGAAATACTCGAGCAGACGGATCGAGTGTAAGAGGTCCGTATGGGACAATTTTTGGTGTTTGCCATTCGCCATTGACATAATCACAAATAAACATATGATCTGTAAAAACTTTACCAAAAGCTAAGTTTTCAAAATCTACTTGTCCAATTTTGGATTCGTGTACTTTGGTGATTTCAATCTCTTGCGGAACTGCATTTCTCATCCGATAGTTATTTATAAGGTTGTGAAATTTTTTATTATCAACTATTGCACTTTTAATAATTATGTCCTAAAATTTATAAGATGCTTACAATAGTTAATATTTTAAACAAAAATACCCTTTTCTGATAAATTAGGAATTTTAAAAATGTTTAATTTTGCGAAACATCATTAATAATAATGTATTATGAAAAAAATAGCACTGTTTTTTGCGGGATTGTCATGTATAGTAGGTTGTAATTCTGTACAGAAAGAAAAAGAATCTTTTTCAGTTAAAGATATAGCGCTAAGTGAATATGATAGTTTTGGAGGAGAAGTATCATCAGATGCAGTCTTTTATAAGGATGCAATAGCAGAAAAGTATAAGGATCTAAATGAAGGTGATACGATCAATATTGCTTTTTCAAGTACAGTAAATGATGTTTGCAAGGCTAAAGGTTGCTGGATGAAAGTTGCTCTGAATAAAGAAGAAGAAACTATGGTAAAGTTTAAAGACTATGGTTTTTTTGTTCCAAAAGATATTGAAAATGATACAATCATTGTTCAGGGAAAAGCATATGTTTCTGAGACCTCTGTGGATGAATTACGTCACTTGGCTCAGGATGCCGGAAAATCTGAGGATGAAATAGCTGCAATTACTACTCCTAAGAAAACATATTCGTTTATGGCAGATGGGGTTTTAGTAAAGCAATAATGAAAGAAAATTTAAAGCGTGAGATTATCACCACTTCTGATGGTTCTACAACTATTCACTTTCCCGAGCTAGATGAACATTACCACTCTATACACGGAGCGATTAATGAAGCGAAGCACGTTTTTATTAAAAGTGGTTTTGATCATATTTTAGCTTCCAGAGAATTTCCAGAATTGAATATTTTGGAGATAGGCTTTGGAACAGGTTTAAATGCTTTTATAACCTATCTAGAAGCTTTGAAGATTCAGCAAAAGATTCATTATGTTGGAGTAGAAGCATATCCAGTTCCTTTGGAGGAGGTAAAGCTTTTGAACTATGTTGATCAATTATCAGCGCTAGACTATCAGACTGCTTTTGACGAAATGCATGAATCTTCGTGGGAAGATCAGAATGCAGTATCTTCTTCTTTTCTTCTTACGAAACGTAAACAGTTTTTTACAGATATCAAGGATGAAAATTGCTTCGATTTAATTTATTTTGATGCTTTTGGCGCAAGAGTGCAGCCAGAGTTGTGGAGCATAGATATTTTCAAAAAGATGTATGAAGCGCTAATGAATAATGGGGTTTTGGTTACCTACTCTGCAAAAGGTAGCGTAAGACGTGCAATGCAAGAAGTTGGTTTTGTAGTAGAAAGACTCCCTGGTCCACCTGGTAAAAGAGAAATGCTAAGGGCTACAAAGGATTAGCAGGGTTTATGTTTTCTTTAATTAATGATTTTAATATTTGTTAAACCTATAATAAAGGGGTAGGTTATGTTAAAATCGGATGTTATTTTGCACGAAATAACTCAACAATGAAAGTTTTAATTACTGGGGCAACTGGACTTATTGGTCAGGAAATTGTTAGACTATGTCATCAATCAAAAATTGATGTACATTACCTTACAACTAGTAAAAGTAAGCTTACATCAGAAAAGAATTATAAAGGATTTTACTGGAACCCATCGGTAGGTGAAATGGATTCCAGCTGTTTTGAAGATGTAGAGGTAATTATTAATCTTGTTGGAGCTACGGTAGCCAAACGTTGGACAAAGAAATATAAACAAGAGATTATCGATAGCCGTGTTGATACTGCTTCACTTATTTTAGAATCACTTAAAAAAGTAAAACATTCTGTTCGACATATCGTATCTGCAAGTGCCATTGGGATTTATCCAGATTCTTTTCAGAATTATTATATGGAAGATTCCTCTATGGAGGATCCCGGGTTCTTAGGAGAAGTGGTTAAAAAATGGGAAACTGCGGTTGAAGAATTTAAAACGCTAAATATTGAAGTGAGCCTCCTGAGAATTGGATTAGTGCTTTCTAACAAAGGTGGAGCATTTCCTAAAATAGCTAATCCTATAAAACAAGGGATAGGAGCTGTTTTTGGTAGCGGAAAACAATGGCAGAGTTGGATTCATGTAGAAGATCTGGCGAAAATGTTTATGTATGTGGTCGAGGAAGAATTAGCAGGTTTGTATAATGCAGTGGCACCTAATTCTGTTTCTAATCAAAAATTGACACACGTTATTGCTGATCATTTAGATAAAAAAATAGTATTGCCCAATGTACCGAAGTTTATGATGAAGCTTGTTCTTGGAGAAATGCATGTATTGTTGTTTAGTAGCCAGAGAGTGTGTAGCGATAAAATTTTAGAAACAGGTTTTCGATTTAAGTATGACAATATTACTCAAGCAATTGAAGATCTTGTCTAATAGAATAAGTACATAATAAAATATAAAAAAGGTCCACATTCTATAATGCGGACCTTTTTATATAATAGATTTTTTGAATTAAGATTTATTAGCTTTTAGGCTAATCTTTAATTCGATATCATCCATAATAAACTTATCACCTAAGTTTTCGAAAACAGATTTAGATCCATAGTTTACACCCCAATCTGTACGATTAATTGTAAATACTTCACTATTTAAAGTCATTGTGTCTCCTTCTACGGAAGAAGTCGCTGGGAAAGAAATATTTTTCTTAATCCCTTTGATCGTAAGGTTACCTTCGATAGATGTTTTATCTTCTTTTTCTAAAACTCCTGTCACTTCAAAAGAAGCATTAGGAAATTTAGCTACATTAAAGAAATGATCTTCTTTACCTTCTCCTTCTCCTTTAAGATGCCCCTCAAGGCCTGCTTTTTGATCACCTTCTAGATCAGTTACATTAATAGAAGCCATGTCAATTACAAAAGATCCACTTTGGATTTTTCCATCCTGGGTTTTTACTTTCCCTTTCGCAATGTTAATAGTTCCGGTATGGTTTTCTGTTGGTTTTTTACCAACCCATTCGATAGTACTAGCTGCGTTATCCACAATATAGGTTATTGCTTCTGCAGGAGCTTCTACTACCTCTTCTGCCGTGGTTGCTTCAGTTTCATTTTTTTTCTCTCCTTTACAAGAGGTTCCCGCTACTATAAGTGCACTAATAGCAAACAGGTTTATCAATTTGGTTTTCATAATAATTCTAGTTTATAGTTTTTAAAAATCCAAAATTATTTTTTTAGAAAATGAATACTCTTAAATATATACTAAAATATTCCTGTGACATTATGACATTTATTCAAAAATGGCAGTACTTTTGCATCTTCAAAAAAAGAACTTATAAAAGGTACTAGTTACATGAGTAAGAAAAATAAAAATACAGAAGATGTAAAGGATCAAGTAGAAGAGGTACTTGACAAAACTGTAGAGGAAACTGAAGTAGAAGAATTGGATATCGAAACACAACTAAAAGAAGACTTAGAAAAGGAAAAAGATAAGTTTTTAAGACTTTTTGCAGAATTCGAGAATTACAAAAAGCGTACTTCTAAGGAAAGAATAGAATTGTTTAAGACGGCAGGTCAGGATGTCATGCAATCTATGTTGCCTGTATTAGATGATTTTGATCGTGCGATGAAAGAGATCGAAAAATCTGAAGATAAAGATTTGTTGAAAGGT
Coding sequences:
- a CDS encoding YceI family protein translates to MKTKLINLFAISALIVAGTSCKGEKKNETEATTAEEVVEAPAEAITYIVDNAASTIEWVGKKPTENHTGTINIAKGKVKTQDGKIQSGSFVIDMASINVTDLEGDQKAGLEGHLKGEGEGKEDHFFNVAKFPNASFEVTGVLEKEDKTSIEGNLTIKGIKKNISFPATSSVEGDTMTLNSEVFTINRTDWGVNYGSKSVFENLGDKFIMDDIELKISLKANKS
- a CDS encoding nucleotide exchange factor GrpE, with amino-acid sequence MSKKNKNTEDVKDQVEEVLDKTVEETEVEELDIETQLKEDLEKEKDKFLRLFAEFENYKKRTSKERIELFKTAGQDVMQSMLPVLDDFDRAMKEIEKSEDKDLLKGVELIHNKLRETLKTKGLSEVEVAAGDVFNADDHEAITQIPAPSDELKGKIVDVIEKGYKLGDKVIRFPKVVTGQ